The Syngnathus typhle isolate RoL2023-S1 ecotype Sweden linkage group LG11, RoL_Styp_1.0, whole genome shotgun sequence genome contains a region encoding:
- the LOC133162265 gene encoding cytochrome c oxidase assembly protein COX14 homolog, which yields MVTGKHLANMGYRAFSASMMLLTLYGGYLCTMRGYRFVQRQKELKMAAENQDPEMIKD from the coding sequence ATGGTTACTGGAAAGCATCTGGCCAACATGGGCTACCGGGCCTTTTCGGCCTCCATGATGTTGCTGACTCTCTACGGTGGCTACCTGTGCACCATGCGGGGCTACCGCTTCGTGCAGAGGCAAAAGGAACTCAAAATGGCTGCCGAGAACCAGGATCCAGAGATGATAAAAGACTGA
- the cers5 gene encoding ceramide synthase 5 — translation MAALSAWFWNERFWLPHNVTWADLADRAPGVEYPKAGHLLAVLPLAAAMFAVRMLFERFVASPCARSFHIHPNVVQRAQPNAVLEKVFVSLTKNPDARRLDGLSKQLDWEVRKVQRWFRQRRNQDKPSTHVKFCESMWRLTFYACIFTYGFQFLWQTPWMWDTRHCWYGYPHQVLTPPLYNYYMTELAFYWSLMFSQFIDIRRKDFLAMLVHHLATVLLISFSYANNMVRVGTLVMCLHDASDILLEAAKLANYAKYRRLCDLLFVIFALTFLVTRLIIFPLRILNSSMFESWLIVGPFPSWWLFNVLLLVLQALHLIWFYLIAGIAVQGILKGKLGNDVRSDVESSSEDESAAAGDRSRAKMSMHVPKVANGTNGHCAGTRSRPHAATLT, via the exons ATGGCTGCTCTTTCAGCCTGGTTCTGGAACGAGAGGTTCTGGCTGCCGCACAACGTCACCTGGGCGGACCTCGCCGACCGGGCTCCCGGGGTGGAGTATCCCAAAGCCGGGCACTTGTTGGCTGTTCTCCCGCTGGCTGCGGCGATGTTCGCCGTCAGGATGCTCTTCGAGAG ATTTGTTGCCAGTCCGTGTGCGAGAAGCTTCCACATTCACCCCAATGTGGTACAAAGAGCTCAGCCCAATGCAGTGCTGGAGAAAGTCTTTGTGTCCCTTACAAAG AATCCCGACGCGCGCCGTCTGGACGGCTTGTCCAAGCAACTGGACTGGGAAGTGCGCAAGGTGCAGCGCTGGTTCCGCCAACGCAGGAACCAAGACAAACCCAGCACGCACGTCAAGTTCTGCGAGAGCAT GTGGAGGTTAACGTTTTATGCATGCATATTTACCTATGGCTTCCAGTTTCTCTGGCAG ACCCCTTGGATGTGGGATACACGCCACTGCTGGTATGGTTACCCCCATCAG GTGTTGACTCCTCCTCTTTACAACTACTACATGACGGAGCTGGCCTTCTACTGGTCGCTCATGTTCTCCCAGTTCATTGACATAAGAAGGAag GACTTCCTGGCCATGCTTGTTCATCACCTGGCGACAGTGCTCCTCATCAGCTTCTCCTATGCCAACAACATGGTGCGGGTGGGAACTCTGGTGATGTGTTTGCACGACGCTTCCGACATCCTGCTGGAG GCAGCCAAACTGGCCAACTACGCCAAGTATCGGCGTCTGTGCGATCTCCTCTTTGTCATATTTGCTTTGACCTTCTTGGTCACCCGGCTCATCATCTTTCCACTGAG GATCCTGAATTCGTCCATGTTTGAGAGCTGGCTCATCGTGGGTCCCTTCCCGTCGTGGTGGCTCTTCAACGTGCTGTTGCTGGTGCTGCAGGCTCTGCATCTCATCTGGTTTTACCTCATTGCAGGCATCGCCGTCCAAGGCATCCTAAAGGGCAAG ctGGGCAACGACGTGCGTAGCGACGTGGAAAGCAGCTCCGAGGACgagtcggcggcggcgggggaccGAAGCAGGGCCAAGATGAGCATGCACGTGCCAAAGGTTGCAAACGGCACCAACGGACACTGCGCTGGCACCAGAAGCAGACCACACGCCGCCACGCTCACGTGA